In one window of Posidoniimonas corsicana DNA:
- a CDS encoding ImmA/IrrE family metallo-endopeptidase — MIGEIPAEELSAVVEMVSREVLWEAGVDRPPVDAIAVAATLGCTVVAGGGRAGRASRVSLGGAASCQPHAPGGQVIVLSAEDRPERRQWCVAHELGELLAGRIFDRLDADPSETPDAARERLANRFANCLLLPKRWFIPDAWECDWDLLALKQLYRSASHELIARRMLELHDGPIALTVIDNGEQTWRLAAWRRESPRRPPPPCPAELDAWQAAFALGDPVDSRPRADGVQRVRAWPVHEPDWKREILLTEFEDP; from the coding sequence ATGATTGGCGAGATTCCCGCCGAGGAGCTCTCGGCTGTCGTGGAGATGGTGTCGCGGGAGGTGCTGTGGGAGGCCGGCGTCGACCGCCCGCCGGTCGACGCGATCGCCGTCGCGGCCACCCTGGGCTGCACCGTGGTGGCGGGCGGTGGCCGGGCCGGGCGGGCGTCGCGGGTTTCTTTGGGCGGCGCAGCATCGTGCCAGCCGCACGCACCGGGCGGGCAGGTGATTGTGCTCTCGGCCGAAGACCGGCCGGAACGCCGGCAGTGGTGCGTGGCCCACGAACTGGGCGAGCTGCTCGCCGGCCGCATCTTCGACCGGCTGGACGCGGACCCGAGCGAAACCCCAGACGCCGCCCGCGAGCGGCTGGCCAACCGGTTCGCCAACTGCCTGCTGCTCCCGAAGCGCTGGTTCATCCCGGACGCGTGGGAGTGCGACTGGGACCTGCTCGCGCTTAAGCAGTTGTACCGTTCGGCCAGCCACGAGCTGATTGCCCGCCGCATGCTGGAGCTGCACGACGGGCCGATCGCGCTGACGGTGATCGACAACGGCGAGCAGACCTGGCGGCTTGCCGCTTGGCGCCGAGAAAGCCCGCGGCGCCCCCCACCGCCCTGCCCGGCGGAACTGGACGCCTGGCAGGCGGCGTTCGCGTTGGGCGATCCGGTCGACTCGCGTCCGCGAGCCGACGGGGTCCAGCGGGTGAGGGCTTGGCCCGTGCACGAGCCGGACTGGAAACGCGAGATCCTGCTGACCGAATTCGAAGACCCATAA